A genomic window from Daphnia carinata strain CSIRO-1 chromosome 9, CSIRO_AGI_Dcar_HiC_V3, whole genome shotgun sequence includes:
- the LOC130688652 gene encoding rhotekin-like isoform X1 produces MPLNPVSSSMDTSHESLLYSFGSESETRRLYWASRLRFSIDLLLMKNHQSQLDLVMLPPSHPTPYPPLQHRSRSLFNILQDDRPPGQQFVAKEDGQLFAIESKRSKRRPPQPTKEYDLEQKIDVEIRIREGTTKLLAACQHPSQALEAAKTLQTSNERMNVYTTELQSRKRELSRPAAAVTTSTSSSRTRKSACPARLGLTDLRFPLMWKDTDHFKNRGDYRRFAVFCLAKVGTEVMDTSLITPVDRSATDITFPDALVFTSAQPDFKLKLEVYSCMLQDDLSIASTPRKLQKSLHSSISRTLGRKLSATLKDPHGLKSDIGPKFDLVATVTLGLDEVHDSVKSHDLVLENLENPCHQLPLFDHFCCRLAAEPDCLSIEQTANVTLKHHYQIIQKASGSSKSSKSDPPTVLAALSGFNLAFWKKKEHRQDKNRNPLLSVSLGQGATMVDDHGEVVLTAMDDEEGEEKRIEFRCSDTSFISALSQRIIDASAWGPKVSRSQMVIHSPQPTNGSPNSRWAPRTGSLYEDIPLFEEPQKSYSKRPTVHEVFSLSNNRSIGMVEGLDNGYKSSSRLQSQTAMHPPPSPPSPPNTRSRSSSTSTSSGSLPSWGSMRGLPNFFRFTRTSIRK; encoded by the exons ATGCCACTCAATCCTGTGTCATCCTCGATGGATACCAGCCACGAAAGTCTGTTGTACTCGTTTGGATCCGAATCGGAAACCCGTCGTCTTTATTGGGCTAGCAGGTTGCGTTTTTCAATCGATTTGCTGCTGATGAAAAATCATCAAAGTCAGCTGGATTTGGTGATGCTGCCGCCATCCCATCCGACTCCGTATCCGCCGCTCCAGCATCGCAGTAGGTCCCTGTTTAACATCTTACAAGATGATCGGCCACCGGGGCAACAATTCGTTGCAAAGGAGGATGGCCAGTTGTTTGCCATCGAGTCCAAACGATCGAAAAGACGACCGCCCCAACCTACGAAG GAATACGATCTGGAACAGAAGATTGACGTCGAAATCCGCATCCGCGAGGGAACGACGAAATTGCTGGCCGCCTGCCAACATCCCAGTCAAGCCCTAGAAGCGGCCAAAACGCTGCAGACATCAAATGAACGCATGAATGTCTACACGACCGAGTTGCAGTCGCGAAAACGTGAGCTGTCGAGACCGGCGGCCGCCGTAACGACGTCAACGTCCTCATCCCGCACGAG gAAATCGGCGTGCCCGGCGCGACTCGGCTTGACGGATTTACGCTTCCCGCTCATGTGGAAAGATACGGACCACTTCAAAAATCGTGGCGACTATCGACGGTTTGCTGTTTTTTGCCTGGCCAAAGTTGGCACCGAGGTGATGGACACGTCGCTCATCACGCCCGTCGATCGCTCAGCTACCGACATCACCTTTCCCGATGCGCTCGTCTT CACTTCTGCCCAGCCAGATTTCAAATTGAAGCTGGAAGTGTATTCGTGCATGCTGCAGGATGATTTGTCTATCGCGTCAACGCCCCGCAAGCTGCAAAAATCACTACACTCGTCCATTTCCCGGACGTTGGGCCGCAAATTATCGGCCACGTTGAAAGACCCTCACGGCCTCAAAAGCGACAT AGGACCGAAATTCGATCTAGTGGCCACCGTAACGCTCGGCTTGGATGAGGTGCATGATTCCGTCAAATCTCACGATCTAGTGCTTGAGAATTTAGAAAATCCTTGCCACCAGCTGCCGCTGTTCGACCATTTTTGCTGCCGTCTTGCCGCCGAACCAGATTGCCTATCGATTGAGCAGACGGCCAACGTGACGCTGAAACATCACTATCAAATCATTCAGAAAGCTTCCGGCAGTAGCAAGTCGAGCAAATCGGATCCACCGACCGTACTGGCGGCCCTCAGCGGATTCAACTTGGCTTtctggaagaagaaggaacATCGACAAGACAAGAATCGGAACCCTCTTCTTTCCGTTTCGCTTGGCCAA GGCGCGACCATGGTCGACGACCACGGCGAGGTTGTACTCACCGCCATGGACGATGAGGAAGGCGAGGAAAAGCGAATCGAGTTCCGATGCTCCGACACTAGTTTCATATCGGCCTTGAGTCAGCGCATCATCGACGCTAGCGC atgggGACCGAAAGTGTCGCGCAGTCAAATGGTGATCCATTCTCCTCAACCGACCAACGGTTCTCCGAACAGCCGGTGGGCGCCGAGAACCGGTTCGCTCTACGAAGATATTCCACTTTTCG AAGAGCCACAGAAGTCATACAGCAAAAGACCGACGGTGCACGAAGTCTTTAGTTTATCCAACAACCGATCAATAGGAATGGTAGAAGG GCTGGATAACGGCTATAAAAGCAGCTCGAGGCTACAAAGTCAAACGGCCATGCACCCGCCTCCTTCGCCACCATCGCCGCCCAACACCCGGTCCAGGTCTTCGAGTACTTCAACTTCGTCAGGCTCTTTGCCCAGCTGGGGCTCCATGAGAGGTTTgcccaatttttttcgttttactcGCACCAGCATTCGGAAATGA
- the LOC130688652 gene encoding rhotekin-like isoform X3: MGPRKQGKTENGEHQSPIYLKHVSNFKASLRRRDSQRFLRTKEYDLEQKIDVEIRIREGTTKLLAACQHPSQALEAAKTLQTSNERMNVYTTELQSRKRELSRPAAAVTTSTSSSRTRKSACPARLGLTDLRFPLMWKDTDHFKNRGDYRRFAVFCLAKVGTEVMDTSLITPVDRSATDITFPDALVFTSAQPDFKLKLEVYSCMLQDDLSIASTPRKLQKSLHSSISRTLGRKLSATLKDPHGLKSDIGPKFDLVATVTLGLDEVHDSVKSHDLVLENLENPCHQLPLFDHFCCRLAAEPDCLSIEQTANVTLKHHYQIIQKASGSSKSSKSDPPTVLAALSGFNLAFWKKKEHRQDKNRNPLLSVSLGQGATMVDDHGEVVLTAMDDEEGEEKRIEFRCSDTSFISALSQRIIDASAWGPKVSRSQMVIHSPQPTNGSPNSRWAPRTGSLYEDIPLFEEPQKSYSKRPTVHEVFSLSNNRSIGMVEGLDNGYKSSSRLQSQTAMHPPPSPPSPPNTRSRSSSTSTSSGSLPSWGSMRGLPNFFRFTRTSIRK; this comes from the exons ATGGGGCCTAGAAAGCAGGGGAAAACCGAGAATGGCGAACACCAAAGCCCGATTTATTTGAAACATGTGTCAAACTTCAAGGCCTCCCTTCGCCGACGTGATTCGCAACGTTTCCTCAGGACCAAG GAATACGATCTGGAACAGAAGATTGACGTCGAAATCCGCATCCGCGAGGGAACGACGAAATTGCTGGCCGCCTGCCAACATCCCAGTCAAGCCCTAGAAGCGGCCAAAACGCTGCAGACATCAAATGAACGCATGAATGTCTACACGACCGAGTTGCAGTCGCGAAAACGTGAGCTGTCGAGACCGGCGGCCGCCGTAACGACGTCAACGTCCTCATCCCGCACGAG gAAATCGGCGTGCCCGGCGCGACTCGGCTTGACGGATTTACGCTTCCCGCTCATGTGGAAAGATACGGACCACTTCAAAAATCGTGGCGACTATCGACGGTTTGCTGTTTTTTGCCTGGCCAAAGTTGGCACCGAGGTGATGGACACGTCGCTCATCACGCCCGTCGATCGCTCAGCTACCGACATCACCTTTCCCGATGCGCTCGTCTT CACTTCTGCCCAGCCAGATTTCAAATTGAAGCTGGAAGTGTATTCGTGCATGCTGCAGGATGATTTGTCTATCGCGTCAACGCCCCGCAAGCTGCAAAAATCACTACACTCGTCCATTTCCCGGACGTTGGGCCGCAAATTATCGGCCACGTTGAAAGACCCTCACGGCCTCAAAAGCGACAT AGGACCGAAATTCGATCTAGTGGCCACCGTAACGCTCGGCTTGGATGAGGTGCATGATTCCGTCAAATCTCACGATCTAGTGCTTGAGAATTTAGAAAATCCTTGCCACCAGCTGCCGCTGTTCGACCATTTTTGCTGCCGTCTTGCCGCCGAACCAGATTGCCTATCGATTGAGCAGACGGCCAACGTGACGCTGAAACATCACTATCAAATCATTCAGAAAGCTTCCGGCAGTAGCAAGTCGAGCAAATCGGATCCACCGACCGTACTGGCGGCCCTCAGCGGATTCAACTTGGCTTtctggaagaagaaggaacATCGACAAGACAAGAATCGGAACCCTCTTCTTTCCGTTTCGCTTGGCCAA GGCGCGACCATGGTCGACGACCACGGCGAGGTTGTACTCACCGCCATGGACGATGAGGAAGGCGAGGAAAAGCGAATCGAGTTCCGATGCTCCGACACTAGTTTCATATCGGCCTTGAGTCAGCGCATCATCGACGCTAGCGC atgggGACCGAAAGTGTCGCGCAGTCAAATGGTGATCCATTCTCCTCAACCGACCAACGGTTCTCCGAACAGCCGGTGGGCGCCGAGAACCGGTTCGCTCTACGAAGATATTCCACTTTTCG AAGAGCCACAGAAGTCATACAGCAAAAGACCGACGGTGCACGAAGTCTTTAGTTTATCCAACAACCGATCAATAGGAATGGTAGAAGG GCTGGATAACGGCTATAAAAGCAGCTCGAGGCTACAAAGTCAAACGGCCATGCACCCGCCTCCTTCGCCACCATCGCCGCCCAACACCCGGTCCAGGTCTTCGAGTACTTCAACTTCGTCAGGCTCTTTGCCCAGCTGGGGCTCCATGAGAGGTTTgcccaatttttttcgttttactcGCACCAGCATTCGGAAATGA
- the LOC130688652 gene encoding rhotekin-like isoform X2, protein MASARKSSRRSLPMMFMSNQHVQRTTNVANHQAIISDSSVGSLTHDLDLYYIRQIASHMKEYDLEQKIDVEIRIREGTTKLLAACQHPSQALEAAKTLQTSNERMNVYTTELQSRKRELSRPAAAVTTSTSSSRTRKSACPARLGLTDLRFPLMWKDTDHFKNRGDYRRFAVFCLAKVGTEVMDTSLITPVDRSATDITFPDALVFTSAQPDFKLKLEVYSCMLQDDLSIASTPRKLQKSLHSSISRTLGRKLSATLKDPHGLKSDIGPKFDLVATVTLGLDEVHDSVKSHDLVLENLENPCHQLPLFDHFCCRLAAEPDCLSIEQTANVTLKHHYQIIQKASGSSKSSKSDPPTVLAALSGFNLAFWKKKEHRQDKNRNPLLSVSLGQGATMVDDHGEVVLTAMDDEEGEEKRIEFRCSDTSFISALSQRIIDASAWGPKVSRSQMVIHSPQPTNGSPNSRWAPRTGSLYEDIPLFEEPQKSYSKRPTVHEVFSLSNNRSIGMVEGLDNGYKSSSRLQSQTAMHPPPSPPSPPNTRSRSSSTSTSSGSLPSWGSMRGLPNFFRFTRTSIRK, encoded by the exons atGGCAAGTGCCAGAAAGTCAAGTCGGCGAAGTTTGCCCATGATGTTCATGTCGAACCAGCACGTTCAGCGTACGACCAATGTGGCTAATCATCAGGCCATCATTTCTGACTCATCTGTTGGCTCTTTAACACACGACCTAGATTTGTATTACATTAGACAAATCGCCAGTCACATGAAG GAATACGATCTGGAACAGAAGATTGACGTCGAAATCCGCATCCGCGAGGGAACGACGAAATTGCTGGCCGCCTGCCAACATCCCAGTCAAGCCCTAGAAGCGGCCAAAACGCTGCAGACATCAAATGAACGCATGAATGTCTACACGACCGAGTTGCAGTCGCGAAAACGTGAGCTGTCGAGACCGGCGGCCGCCGTAACGACGTCAACGTCCTCATCCCGCACGAG gAAATCGGCGTGCCCGGCGCGACTCGGCTTGACGGATTTACGCTTCCCGCTCATGTGGAAAGATACGGACCACTTCAAAAATCGTGGCGACTATCGACGGTTTGCTGTTTTTTGCCTGGCCAAAGTTGGCACCGAGGTGATGGACACGTCGCTCATCACGCCCGTCGATCGCTCAGCTACCGACATCACCTTTCCCGATGCGCTCGTCTT CACTTCTGCCCAGCCAGATTTCAAATTGAAGCTGGAAGTGTATTCGTGCATGCTGCAGGATGATTTGTCTATCGCGTCAACGCCCCGCAAGCTGCAAAAATCACTACACTCGTCCATTTCCCGGACGTTGGGCCGCAAATTATCGGCCACGTTGAAAGACCCTCACGGCCTCAAAAGCGACAT AGGACCGAAATTCGATCTAGTGGCCACCGTAACGCTCGGCTTGGATGAGGTGCATGATTCCGTCAAATCTCACGATCTAGTGCTTGAGAATTTAGAAAATCCTTGCCACCAGCTGCCGCTGTTCGACCATTTTTGCTGCCGTCTTGCCGCCGAACCAGATTGCCTATCGATTGAGCAGACGGCCAACGTGACGCTGAAACATCACTATCAAATCATTCAGAAAGCTTCCGGCAGTAGCAAGTCGAGCAAATCGGATCCACCGACCGTACTGGCGGCCCTCAGCGGATTCAACTTGGCTTtctggaagaagaaggaacATCGACAAGACAAGAATCGGAACCCTCTTCTTTCCGTTTCGCTTGGCCAA GGCGCGACCATGGTCGACGACCACGGCGAGGTTGTACTCACCGCCATGGACGATGAGGAAGGCGAGGAAAAGCGAATCGAGTTCCGATGCTCCGACACTAGTTTCATATCGGCCTTGAGTCAGCGCATCATCGACGCTAGCGC atgggGACCGAAAGTGTCGCGCAGTCAAATGGTGATCCATTCTCCTCAACCGACCAACGGTTCTCCGAACAGCCGGTGGGCGCCGAGAACCGGTTCGCTCTACGAAGATATTCCACTTTTCG AAGAGCCACAGAAGTCATACAGCAAAAGACCGACGGTGCACGAAGTCTTTAGTTTATCCAACAACCGATCAATAGGAATGGTAGAAGG GCTGGATAACGGCTATAAAAGCAGCTCGAGGCTACAAAGTCAAACGGCCATGCACCCGCCTCCTTCGCCACCATCGCCGCCCAACACCCGGTCCAGGTCTTCGAGTACTTCAACTTCGTCAGGCTCTTTGCCCAGCTGGGGCTCCATGAGAGGTTTgcccaatttttttcgttttactcGCACCAGCATTCGGAAATGA
- the LOC130688656 gene encoding insulin-like growth factor-binding protein-related protein 1 codes for MWKFAIILAFAIAMNIPVYAEETADEIEHDEAMGECGTCRKEECPPATDCRAGFVLDKCGCCNVCGRIEGEKCDNYTLPLPYKDYYGFCGDNMACLLRNDLEDMDINEALCYCKKPGAVCGTDLRTYASVCKLRQEAIQRGDDDVTVKEWGPCETQPIISSAPENVTANIHDDLALSCEARGYPIPSLIWEFESAATGKKTKLPGDDQMIALQVRGGPEPYMISSWIQILRVRSTDAGIFSCTVVSKKGIVRAEGTVTVAKRVKIKNQPKTAAPTTPVPAPLPVSTAASYNNGPRLNFKKSNPGINKNRSARKQPVYEPSG; via the exons ATGTGGAAATTCGCTATTATCTTGGCCTTCGCTATCGCAATGAACATTCCTGTCTATGCCGAAGAAACGGCGGATGAAATCGAACATGACGAGGCCATGGGCGAGTGCGGAACTTGCCGGAAAGAGGAATGCCCACCCGCGACGGACTGCCGAGCCGGTTTTGTTTTAGACAAATGCGGATGTTGCAACGTCTGCGGCCGCATCGAAGGAGAAAAGTGCGATAATTACACTCTACCGCTACCGTACAAGGATTACTACGGGTTTTGCGGCGACAATATGGCTTGCCTACTTCGCAATGATCTTGAAGACATG GACATTAACGAGGCGTTATGCTACTGTAAAAAACCGGGGGCGGTATGCGGGACGGACCTTCGGACCTACGCCTCCGTGTGCAAACTCCGTCAGGAGGCCATCCAGCGAGGGGACGACGATGTGACAGTCAAGGAATGGGGACCCTGCGAAACTC AACCGATCATTTCGTCCGCGCCGGAAAATGTGACGGCCAACATTCACGACGATTTGGCGTTGAGCTGCGAAGCCCGCGGCTACCCAATACCTTCTCTCATTTGGGAATTTGAATCGGCCGCCACCGGCAAGAAAACCAAATTGCccg GGGACGATCAAATGATTGCTTTGCAAGTTCGAGGAGGACCCGAGCCTTACATGATCTCTTCGTGGATTCAAATTCTTCGTGTACGCTCAACTGATGCTGGAATCTTCAGCTGCACGGTGGTCAGCAAAAAGGGTATCGTTCGTGCCGAGGGTACGGTCACCGTTGCCAAG CGTGTGAAAATCAAGAACCAACCGAAAACTGCAGCGCCAACGACTCCTGTTCCAGCTCCTCTGCCCGTCTCAACCGCTGCCAGCTATAATAACGGACCAAGGTTGAATTTTAAGAAGAGCAATCCGGgcatcaataaaaatagatcGGCACGCAAACAACCCGTCTACGAGCCATCAGGATAA
- the LOC130688648 gene encoding delta-1-pyrroline-5-carboxylate synthase-like, with protein sequence MAAMNSAWRFGDRYIVKKLAAKSRLAFTFRHARPISPYYGTMSSGVYRLSGRYPREFGRLGATRNLSTMSNFERLPFKKKAFMERPIHVSLERSLKSPFALRSQLRNAKRVVIKLGSAVITREDECGLALGRLASIVEQVAELQNEGRECLMVTSGAVAFGKQKLAHEQTLSMSMRETLHQRDRHSSSTKPFFVIEPRAAAAVGQSGLMSLYDAMFSQYGVKIAQVLVTKPDFYNEETRRHLASTVSELISLNIVPIINTNDAVSPPPLADEDLAGVISIKDNDSLAARLAAEVQADLLILMSDVDGIYTCPPSEEGARLINTYSPNHAVNIQYGKKSRVGLGGMDSKVRSACWALEKGISVVICNGMAENAVRNIIAGRKLGTFFTDCKNGGVSIESAAEHARDGGRQLQNLTGSQRSDIIQNLAELLLERQPQILKANLEDLKILNEMSTVKSGGVVPLLGRLTLTPAKLKSLSDGLKQIADSSADIVGRVVRRTLLAKGLELTQVTVPIGVLLVIFESRPDVLPQVAALAIASANGLLLKGGHEASHSNQILMDVVRQALDTAGVPQAVSLVSTREEISDLLTMDQYIDLVIPRGSGELVRSIQQQSRNIPVLGHAEGICHVFVDNEADPFKALKIVRDAKCDYPSACNAMETLLIHEDLLGNTGGSGSSTGTFFADVCSMLKNEGVKIYAGPSLSKHLTFGPPPAKSLRTEYGGLECTVEVVKGLHEAVEHIHRYGSSHTDSIVTENREKAEQFLNKVDSACVFHNASTRFADGYRFGLGAEVGISTARIHARGPVGVEGLLTSKWVLRGSGDAASDFGPNSGKGFLHQSLSIDAKHPISVD encoded by the exons ATGGCCGCAATGAACTCTGCCTGGCGTTTTGGTGATAGATACATCGTTAAAAAGTTGGCGGCTAAATCACGTTTAGCGTTCACGTTCCGACATGCCAGGCCTATTAGCCCGTACT ATGGAACGATGTCGAGTGGCGTCTACCGGTTGTCAGGACGCTATCCCAGAGAGTTTGGACGTCTTGGAGCTACGAGGAACCTTTCTACGATGAGCAACTTTGAACGACTTCCTTTCAAA aaaaaggctttCATGGAGAGACCCATTCACGTCTCGTTGGAACGGTCGTTGAAATCTCCGTTTGCTTTACGGAGTCAGTTGAGGAACGCCAAACGAGTTGTCATCAAGTTgg GTTCAGCTGTCATCACTCGAGAGGATGAATGCGGTTTGGCACTTGGCCGATTGGCTTCCATCGTCGAACAGGTGGCCGAATTGCAAAATGAAGGCAGAGAATGTTTGATGGTGACGAGTGGGGCCGTCGCTTTTGGCAAACAGAAGCTAGCTCACGAACAGACGCTATCGATGAGCATGAGAGAGACTCTTCATCAACGAGACAGG CATAGTAGCAGCACAAAGCCTTTTTTCGTGATTGAACCGAGAGCCGCTGCAGCTGTGGGTCAGTCGGGATTGATGAGCCTCTACGACGCCATGTTTTCTCAGTACGGCGTGAAGATCGCTCAGGTGTTGGTGACGAAACCTGATTTCTATAACGAAGAAACTCGACGTCATTTGGCTAGCACGGTGTCTGAACTGATTAGCCTCAACATCGTGCCAATCATCAACACGAACGATGCCGTCTCTCCACCACCGCTGGCCGACGAAGACTTGGCTGGG GTGATTAGCATCAAAGACAACGATAGTCTGGCGGCTCGATTAGCGGCTGAAGTCCAGGCCGATCTGTTGATTCTCATGTCGGATGTCGACGGAATCTACACGTGCCCGCCGTCGGAGGAAGGAGCCCGACTCATCAACACGTACAGCCCTAATCACGCGGTTAATATACAATACGGCAAGAAATCTCGTGTTGGGTTAGGTGGGATGGACTCTAAG GTTCGTTCAGCGTGCTGGGCGTTGGAGAAGGGCATCTCTGTCGTCATTTGCAACGGGATGGCCGAGAATGCAGTGCGAAACATAATAGCTGGCCGTAAATTAGGCACATTTTTCACTGATTGTAAAAACGGTGGGGTCAGCATTGAAAGCGCAGCTGAACACG CGCGTGATGGCGGTCGCCAATTGCAGAACCTGACGGGCAGCCAACGTTCGGATATCATTCAGAATTTGGCGGAATTGCTGTTGGAGAGACAGCCGCAGATTCTCAAGGCCAATTTAGaggatttaaaaattttaaacgaaatGTCTACGGTGAAAAGCGGTGGTGTTGTTCCCCTTCTCGGTCGTCTCACGCTCACGCCGGCCAAACTGAAAAGCTTGAGCGACGGATTAAAGCAAATCGCGGACAGCAGTGCCGACATTGTTGGCCGTGTCGTGCGACGCACTTTGCTGGCCAAAGGTCTTGAACTGACTCAAGTGACGGTCCCCATAGGCGTTTTGCTCGTCATTTTCGAGTCACGACCAGATGTTTTGCCTCAA GTGGCGGCTTTGGCCATTGCATCGGCTAATGGGTTATTGCTGAAAGGCGGCCATGAAGCTTCCCATTCCAATCAAATCCTGATGGATGTCGTCCGCCAAGCCCTGGATACAGCAGGAGTCCCTCAGGCCGTGTCGTTG GTTTCGACTCGCGAAGAGATCAGCGACCTGTTGACGATGGACCAGTACATTGATTTGGTGATTCCGCGCGGATCGGGCGAGCTGGTTCGCTCTATCCAACAGCAGAGCCGCAATATCCCCGTGCTCGGTCACGCCGAAGGAATTTGTCACGTTTTCGTTGACAATGAAGCCGATCCCTTTAAAGCCCTGAAAATAG TGAGGGATGCCAAATGTGACTATCCATCAGCTTGCAATGCAATGGAGACCTTATTGATTCACGAGGATTTACTGGGCAATACCGGAGGTAGTGGATCCAGCACAGGGACGTTCTTTGCGGATGTCTGCTCCATGCTCAAAAATGAAGGG GTGAAAATCTATGCCGGTCCTTCGTTGAGTAAACACCTGACATTTGGACCACCACCTGCCAAGTCGTTACGCACGGAATACGGCGGTTTAGAGTGCACCGTCGAAGTCGTCAAGGGCCTACACGAAGCCGTCGAGCACATCCATCGTTACGGCAGTTCGCACACTGACTCGATTGTCAccgaaaatc GAGAGAAAGCTGAACAATTTCTCAATAAGGTGGATAGTGCCTGCGTCTTTCATAACGCCAGTACGCGTTTCGCGGACGGCTATCGATTCGGATTGG GAGCCGAAGTGGGGATCAGCACTGCCCGGATTCATGCCCGCGGTCCAGTGGGCGTCGAAGGTCTACTGACATCCAAATGGGTTCTTCGCGGATCGGGAGACGCGGCTTCTGATTTCGGACCGAATTCCGGCAAAGGGTTTCTTCATCAATCTCTATCGATCGATGCTAAACATCCCATTTCTGTTGattga